A genome region from Anastrepha obliqua isolate idAnaObli1 chromosome 4, idAnaObli1_1.0, whole genome shotgun sequence includes the following:
- the LOC129245583 gene encoding homeotic protein distal-less-like yields the protein MMKAAQAPGTGGGMPLGGGGPNPGQHSPNQNMHSGGNNGGGSNSGSPSHYLPPGHSPTPSSTPVSELSPEFPPTGLSPPTQAPWDQKPHWIDHKPPQMTPQPPHPAPPHPQTHHHNPPPQMGGYVPPQYWYQPETNPSLLT from the exons ATGATGAAAGCAGCTCAAGCGCCTGGTACCGGCGGCGGTATGCCATTGGGCGGCGGCGGTCCAAATCCTGGTCAACATAgtccaaatcaaaatatgcacAGTG GCGGTAATAACGGCGGTGGCTCCAACAGCGGCTCACCATCACATTATCTACCTCCCGGACATAGTCCGACGCCATCAAGTACGCCTGTGTCCGAGTTATCACCTG AATTCCCTCCAACGGGTCTTAGTCCGCCTACGCAAGCGCCATGGGACCAGAAACCGCATTGGATCGATCACAAACCACCGCAAATGACGCCGCAGCCACCTCATCCAGCGCCGCCACATCCGCAAACGCATCATCACAATCCGCCACCGCAAATGGGCGGCTACGTACCGCCACAGTACTGGTACCAGCCTGAGACGAATCCATCGTTACTAACGTAA